A segment of the Myotis daubentonii chromosome 6, mMyoDau2.1, whole genome shotgun sequence genome:
aaggggaaaaaactcattattttctttatttttgctagTACAGCTCATTAGTGAATCCGAACCATACTGTTCCATCTCAGTCTGGTTCTCACATTCTTAGAAAGAACAATGGGATCTTTAAATTCATTCAGTTGGTGTTGGGAAGGGGCCAAAATTAGTGAGTGTCCCACTGACACTCAGAATGGCCTTCTAGCCGTACAGTCTAGGAAGGCATTTACACCCTCCCCCCTCTTCTTTTCCTCGTCTGGCATCGTCTAGCTGGTATTCTGCTCTTCCTGTAAATATGGGAGAAAGTAAAAGACACTATTCAGCCGCCTTTGTCTGCAAAGTCTGGCATTTCAGTGGTTTTCTCCGAGGGGTCCTCATTTTTGAAACCCGCTTTGCCATTAACGGAAATCAATCTGAATGTTCCATTGTGcatcttttttctctcctcacaGTCTGAAGTTGCCATGGCCAAGTTTTCGAGCTGAACCTGAAAGACCCTCTCTCATTTCCCCTGTGCCCTGCTTCCAGCCCCATTGAATCCTTGCAGAGCTTTCTCAGGCAGGAGGGTAGCAGCGTGAGGACTGGGAGACCTTGACCTACTCTGCTGACCTAGTGGCCTGAGCCAATCACAGAGAGGATTGGAACCTCACttgagcctccccccaccccaccctccctctgcacCAGCCTCCTGGGAAGGACACTGGAGGGGTGTGTTTGCAATGTAAGTCCTTGGCTTTCTGCCCGCCTCTTCTCCAAATAAGAAGGCAGGAGCTGCTACGAGGTGCAGGGGGGTCTTCTGAATTGCAGAGGCCTTGGGACTCACAACTCCTCGCTCGGGTCTCTCTCATCTGTTTTCAGAGCTAACGGGAAAGGGCCAGGATGGTGGAGGCTTTCTGTGCTACCTGGAAGCTGACGGACAGCCAGAACTTTGATGAGTACATGAAGGCTCTAGGTGGGTACAAACATGTTCTCTTAACCTACGGCTTCAGACacatgcatcttttttttttttcacccatcAGATTGGCAAGTGACGAAGGCAGATCACATTGCAATAAAATATCCATTCCCCAGGCTGTGCATTTCCCAGGGAGTGGGTTTTTAATGTGGAAGGTGCCTGCTTTCTCGCCCAGGGCCAAGTCTTGGTGCACCGGATGGTCTGCAGTGTCGTTTCCTCTCCAGCACCCCTGTGTGGGCATCTCTATATTATTACAGCGGAGTAGTTGTGCTGCGTGACGAATGGGCTGAACCTAAACATGCTCTCATGAAACCTATACCTTAGGACCTGGATTCCAAACTAGGAAAGCCGTTTTCTGCTTAGGGAGCTATTTTGGAAGCTGCTGCTGTCTGCATTGCTTCCCTTTGCTATTTCAGGTGTGGGCTTTGCCACTCGGCAGGTGGGAAATGTGACAAAACCCACAGTAATCATCAGTCAGGAGGGAGGCAAGGTGGTGATCCGGACACAGAGCACATTCAAGAACACGGAGATTAGTTTCCACCTGGGAGAAGAGTTTGATGAAACCACTGCAGATGACAGAAACTGTAAGGTAAGAAGCCACTTGTTTAGGGGGAGGATGCGGGGAGGGGTGGGATGAAAAAGAGATTCCTGATGACTATTTTTTAGATGTTGGAAAGGGAAGAATGTTCTCAGTATTTCAGTTCACAGAGAAGGAGATCAGGGTTGGTTTTGCATTCTTGCGTGGTGCATAGGTTATGTTCTGGAAAATGGGTACTTGCTGTAACTCAAAACTTGAACTTACTTTTTTGCAATGTGTTTTCACATCATATATTAAACCCgtttttcaaaaagtatttaATAGTATTTGTTTGAGAGAATGCGTGCGTTTTATTTACTCTCTCGGATTGCCTCAGATTGAGTAAACAGCTtacctcattccaaggctttgctTAAAGAAGGGCGACTAGTCCGAAAGCACCTGctcagaatttttatttctaacacaTGAAGTTTTTGCATCTAGGTGTACACATTTCAACCAAATGATGAATTATTAGAGTGTGCATAGCAATGACTCCAGAAACAACACAAGATATGGTACTAATTTAGTAATTAGTTGAACACAATTTATTCAGTTATACGACTCTTTCAAAAATCACTTCCTTTGACTTTTATCTCAGAAATTGGATCTGTAACTATTTCTGTGTTCTGCTCTTGGTGATTGTTCTCAGTCTGTTGTTAGCCTGGATGGAGACAAACTCGTTCATGTACAGAAATGGGATGGCAAAGAAACAAATTTTGTAAGAGAAATTAAGGATGGCAAGATGGTTATGGTGAGTAATGGCAGTTCTCCCCTCCTTCTTCCTGGGGTTTTCCTCTCCCCCTTTTCTcatctcctttctcttcctccctctgctctgtctttcctcctccctttcctttcctgcactcccttcccccttctttcttccctccctcctttcttctttaaTAACATTAAGTGATTAGCAAGGTTCTTTAAACAGTTATAAAGCAGAAGCAATAAACAGATCCTAGCTAATTGTTTCCTCAGCTCTGCTTCTTTCatggtagaaaaagaaaaaaatctccatgTAGTTAAAAACAACACTGCCAACAAtcatgaaaatatataaagacgATTGATATTCTTATAAGAATATCAAGCTTATTGAATCTCAAAAAATTACTCTATAATTCCTGTAATAAATAAGAGATCTtcaaaaactttatattttagtttGAAAAGTTATATGAGTTCAGTGCAGGTAATTTTAGAATATAACACAAAAGcataacaaaaattataaaactccttTCTAAATTCTCCTCAGAGAGAACCATTTTGATGTTacttccagttttttaaaaagtactttttacAAGTACCTGTTCAAAACTGGTAGTcatgtaaaaattataaaatagaaaataatttaaaaataattaatgatgtATAACGTCATAAACTGGGAAAAATGTTATGCCTTAAATTAATCTAGCATcccagacgtgtgtgtgtgtgtgtgtgtgtgtgtgtgtgtgaactgagTAATGGTACAGTATTTTGATCACATTGGAATAGTCAAtgtatcattttgcttttttttggaGGGATAGGGttgctttacatatttttggttttattatttgaGACAATTGACTGTTGTTTTTACTCTGTTTCCCTTGACTGCAATGAGACCTGTCCTAGACTGAGACATAGGGTTTACACACTCACACTTCTTTTCAtgggtgggagtgggagcagAGGGACAGTTTTTCTTTCATGCTAACAAACACTGGCCCACATTTTTCTGCAGCCATCACCAAAAGAAAGGATTCGTTTCTGAAAAATTCAATCTGAATTTTCCTTTATGCTTTTatctccattcccccccccccccctacagaAAAGTGGGTAGCTTAGCTTTGGCTGTCTGACTGTGATCAGGCAAGATCAAGTTCCAAAAAAGTGATGAAGACAATGGATGATAAATAAGGGCATGTGCTACTCTTAAAAATCACATCAATACATGAAAACAATGAACATTAAAAAACCCCTAAATTTTGTAAAGAGGTTTTATAGCAATTCTTCAGGTTGGGTTTGACAGAGGACCCATGTTCCATGTGTGACCCACCGAATCACCAAGGTTCACACAGGCTGAAGCACGACAGCCAAAGCAAAGAGAATGTTTGCACATTTACCTTTTCCTGCTGATTTTGGAACAAACACCATGTGCCCAAATGATTTGGATTTTCTAAAAACTCTTCAAAAGTTATCTAGGTCATGAATTGAAAATTATTATGAAACCTATTatatatagccctagccggtttggcacagtggatagagtcagcctgcggactaaagggccccagatttgattccagtcaagggcatatgcctgggttgtgggctcgatccccagtaagaggcatgcaggaggcagctggtcaatgattctctctcatcattgatatttctatttctttctccctcttcctctctgaaatcaataatatatgtatatatatgcatatatatatatattaaaaagacctccaaaaaataaaataatcaataaaaatgtatttaaaaaaaaacccctactATAAATTCCATTCGCTTTCATAGTAGGTAGCAAATTTGCTCCAATTACTCTGATAATTTAACGCAAAAGAAATTCTTTTGACCTGAATCTAGAGGGTTAATCttagtttttgtttcattttccttttagagACATGAACTACATATACATATTATTTACTCACTAAATATAAGGGTttgatttcattttaagaaagaaaaagcttaTGTAGCACTTAATGTTTGTAAATGCCACTATTCTTTTGCACGATATTTAAATCACATGcataataatctttttaaaaaatatgtttttattgattttagagagagaggaagggagaggaagagaaagatacaaacgtcaatgagaaacattaacacctgtcagctgcctcctgcatgctctctgctggggactgagcccgaaactagggcatgtgtcctgaccagaattgaaccggcaattgacactcaaccactgagccacaccggctgggcaatgtgataatctttaaaaatttcagCAACTGCAGTTCCTGTAAAATGACTTGGCTATCTTTTGATCTTTCAGACTCTTACTTTTGGTGATGTGGTGTCTGTTCGCCACTATGAGAAGGCATAGACGGTTCCTGATCTGGGCCTGGAGGAGCTCCACAATTTTTCTGTTACTCAAGTCTCATTGCTATCCTGCTATTACAGCACGGCTCATCACATATTAGAAGGTTATCCTTGGTGTGGAGGTAGAAAATGGTggttttaaaacttctttaaaacTGTGTTACTTCAAGCAACTAGCCCAATTTTAATCTGCAAACCTATCATgtttaatagtttttattaagattttaagccacattttaaaaataaagaggtgGATGCATTTTGTAATTTCTATTGGAATGTAAatcaaattgaaataaaaatataatacccAAGAGAGATGTTGTTTTTAATATCACTAATCTGTCTGGGAATTGTGTATTAGAGTTTTAAGTAAAACAGTCATTCTATGGCATAAAGTAAGGCTAGAAAAGTTAGCACTTTGTTTAAAAcagcaattaaaaaatgagcctaGGGATATGTGGACATGCCCTGTTTAGGTTGAGACTTCCATGGAGAATTTGTGATGATTCAGTTCACTTGGCCAGGATGCAAAGGATTGTATGGTGGGTTGGGTTCACAAATAACCTCTTGCTATGAGAAACAGGCAGCTTGAAGAAGCAGAATGATATACATGGAAATGTCTTTATTAAaaggtaaatataataaaatatttaatcaaaatgtcatataattcaaatattttattgaaaagtaaataggaaaaggaaatgaatttcATGCTGGATTGTACAGAGGTATCTCCAGGCAAGTACAGTGAGCTGCATAGGTCAGCGAGAATGCTGAGATGGAATGTGCAGAGTGGGCATAAGGCATGTCCATTGCTTTGTGCGGGAGTTGTTGGAACTGAGTTgaccaaaagaaagaaagtaaatatatatCTGTTTGTAACTGGTTAGGGTTTACATTCTAAAGTACAAACAAGTGTTACATTTTATCACTTATAAAATGCCTTTTATACATTTCCTCAAAGCCATGATGTGAAGCAGGTAAGGCAGACAGTATTTTTACTTTGCCAATGAGGTAATTGAAGATTAGATTTACATGTTCAAGTTCTCATGATTAGTGAATAATATAATGAACTGGACACTTTGGAAATTTCCCCTTTATTTCCtctcaaaaattaatatttcagctAACTTTTTTTCTGTAACAAAAATGCAAGATTTTGTATTCTGGGATCACTCCTTAGGAAATCTTTCCTCTGGTAGCCTTTAGGGTAAGGGGTGAGGAAAGGGTAAATATTTTTCAggataaatatgcaaattaatttttaatcaacCCAGTGATTTCAGTAAGTTTCTGTAAGTTAATTCTAGGTCCGATTAACTTACAGATAATGTAAGTATGAGGAAACTTCATTTAACTTACACAATTTACCACAATGATATTATTACCTGACTATTGTCTTACTTGATTCGCCACAATGAAGAGTAGAAAACTCTAAAGTGCAGCTGTAGGATTTAACATTTGAATGTACAGTTATCACTGAATGGCAAGATAAGATAGTCTGGCTAAGATTACCATTGCTAAAACTACAGTTTACctctgtctattttttttttctttttcaacacAGGACTTCATTGGTGGTAATCTGCAACACAGGTTTGAAGAGCAAAGGTAGCATGTTTGTGGTGGGGGTGGCGCGGAGGAGGCCATGAACCCTGGCCCGCCCCCTTACCTCTGTCTTTAAAAGCATGAACCAGAGCATTGAGAGGCTTTTGCTCCAAATAACATCCTTCTGGCATCTATTTCCATAATAACTGTCTCACAGAGTGAGGAACAGAAAGGTTTCTGGGTGCCCTCTATAGGGAAAAAGTGACACTGGACTCAAAGATCAAGAGTTGCAGTGATGGGCCAAATGCATTTTGGGGGGAAGATaatgaacagatttttttttttttgcttcctaaCTGTGTGCAGGTGCTTGCAAATCACTTTTCTCCAAGCCGTATTTTATCTCATATAGTAACCTGTCAATGTACTCACTTCTCTGGTTTGTCCTTAGAATAAAACAAcatcactgccccttccttaatgatctggtcttgcaagacttTACCTaagtactcccattttacagacgccataaaccatgaaccatacacaacccccgggagggggttatcagcgctggcaccaggccaaggctttaggtgtggtctcacagcccccatcccaacacacagagctttttgcaaagcccatgaAAGGTCTGGAAGTCAGATCCTTATtagggggacaaagaaaccaaagggtatgaAGAGAAGCTTCCTCCACATtggcttgctcaggatttggaaacaggctcccctgaggcacggtactagtacatctggaaataaatgggtttttcctgtatctccaggtactcctgtgtattttttggtcgcctggtaaattctgtaacacctatggccctctttcccccccaacaATCCAGTCCTGGGGGAATGGAGGGCTGTTAATCCCCTTGGAGAGACAATGCcctgtgaagctgtagcttccggTGAAGCTTCCCAGCGACCCTGCTTACTATGCCtgacttcctttcctttttttatatgaACTAGTTAATTATGATAGCACCATGGCACTggcttttgagaaaagaaaaggctTTATTGTAAGGTTGACCAGCAAGGAGACTGGAAGCAAGGCTCAAATCTGTCTCCTAGAGCCAGGGTTCAGGG
Coding sequences within it:
- the FABP7 gene encoding fatty acid-binding protein, brain → MVEAFCATWKLTDSQNFDEYMKALGVGFATRQVGNVTKPTVIISQEGGKVVIRTQSTFKNTEISFHLGEEFDETTADDRNCKSVVSLDGDKLVHVQKWDGKETNFVREIKDGKMVMTLTFGDVVSVRHYEKA